The sequence TTTCTGCGCAAGTTACCGCGCCACGTCGCCGACCCGGGGGTCGGTCCCACGCGCGCACTCCACCCCAGGTGGGATGGATCGGACCCGGACCCTACCGAGCGGCGCGCAACATGGCGCGAGAAACGCTCGCCAGAGCCCCGTGGGCGGCATCAAGGCCACGGCCGGCGCAATCGCGCCGTCGGCCGGGCCAGTCTTGGGCCGCGAACCAAATCGCCGCGTACCAAGTCGCCGCACACCAAGTCGAGGTGTCATCCAGTCCGCCATCGCGGGAGTGGTCGAGAACCGATGCGTCCCTTCATCGCCGGCCGGGTTTGGCTCGCGGCGAGTGGGCTCGGGCTGGGGCATCATTTGGCCTGGGGTCAATAACCCCACCAAGTGCTGCAAGAGGATCAAAAGCCCTAGCATCGTGTCCATCCATCTCCCGCAGGGAACTGGCTTAGAGTAACCTGCAAGGAAACCAGTGATTAACCGATCGCAAACCGTCGCGGCCATGCTCGGCAAGCTTGCGCTCGCCACCGCGTGGCCACCGACGGTTCCACTTCCGGCACGTCGTCACACGGAAAAACTAAACCAGTAACACTGTAACCAGTAACCACTGTAATCTGTCTTTCCGGGCGACTCTTTCGGTAGCGCCAGCCGAAGCTTGCTCTACCTGAAATCAATGTTCGCGTGCTGGCGGACAGCGCCCTCCAGGGGCGGGTTGACACCCGCGGCCCACGGTCGACGCTAGCCGCCAGAGAAACGAATTTCGATCGTAACATAGTCTGGGCCGTCTGCAACAACTGGCTGTGCCGAATGTTCCGGCCGGCCCCAACCCACTGCCACCACCCATGTCGGGCAAGCAATTTCATGACGAATTCGTGAGCCGACTGGCCCAGGCGTGGCCCCCCGCCGTATGGCACGACGTGACCTTGCTGGTGGCGGTCTCGGGCGGAGCTGACAGCGTGGCCATGCTCCGCGCCTTGGCCGACATTGCGCCCGAGGCCCACAGCCGGCTCGTCGTGGGGCATTTCCACCACGGCTTGCGTGGCATCGACGCCGACCGCGACCGGGATTTCGTGGCCGAGTTGGCCGCCAAGCTCGGACTCCCTTGCGAGTTGGGCGAAGGAGCCACGGCGCAAAAGGCTGCTAGCGACGGCGATGGCATTGAGGCGGCCGCCCGGGCCATGCGCTACGATTGGTTGCTGGCCACGGCCCATCGCGTCGGAGCGCGGTACGTCTGCACGGCTCATGCAGCCGAAGATCAGGCCGAGACGGTGTTGCACCGCGTGCTGCGCGGCACGGGGCTGGTCGGCTTGCGCGGCATCAAGCGCGCGCGGGAACTCGGCGACGGCGTGGCGCTCTATCGGCCCCTGCTGGCCTTTCGTCGCGGTGAATTGCGAGACTATCTGGCGCGACAAGGCCAAGCGTTCCGCGAGGACGGCAGCAACTCGGATCGGGGGCTGACGCGCAACCGGTTGCGACTGGATGTGATGCCCGCGCTAGCCGAGCAGTTCAATCCACAACTGATCGAAGCGTTGGTCCGACTGGGCATGCTGGCTGGCGAGGCGCAGAGCGTCGTCGAGGGACAAGTTTCGCTGTTGCACGAACGCGCGGTGCGCCGCGAGAACCCGCTTGCGGTGCGGATCGACGTGCGTGCGCTGGCCGGCGTGGCGCCGTACCTGGTGCGCGAGCTGCTGGCGGCCGTCTGGCACGAGCAGCGTTGGCCGCTGCAAGCAATGGGGCACGCCGAGTGGACGAAGCTGTCCGAGTTGGCGCAGGGTGCCGAGATCAGCGCACGGCAAATGTTCCCCGGCCGGATCATGGCCGAGCGCGCGGGGGACGCGCTGCGGCTTTACCCAGTGAACGCGGCAAGCGCGTGTTGAGGCGTCACAAACGCTTGCTACGCAGCACATCATGCAGGAGCCGGCGAGGTAAGTCGCCGGTTAGCGCCGTGAGAGCATGTTTTCAGTGGGTGGCACGTCCCAAGCGCAGCGCAGGGCGTGGTGAGCAGCCGATGAAATATCGGGGCTGGTGCATGCTTCCCCACGCCCGAGGACGGGCGTGCCACCCGGCGACCGGCGCCGCGGTAGCGCCGTCTGGCAATTCCAACGGCGGACTTGCGTCCGCCGCTCTCGAAGGCGCACAGGGCAATTCACCTCACGCCTCGTCGCCGCCGTATTGGTGGACTTGCGGGTGAGTGATGTGCTCCTGCTTATAGCCGCCCGTCGCGCGGAAATAGAGCAATAGCAAGAGATAACAAACGGCCATGGCGCAGGGCACGAAAGCCGTCAACTCAAGCGCCTTCTTGCCGCCGGCAATCGTCGCGCTTTCGATTTCGCTCTTTGCTTTCGCTTCGGCAGGAGTCGGGTTGGTCTTTTCCTTCAGAGCCCCAACTTTATCAGCATCGAGAACGCTGATCTTCGGCAGAACGTAAAGTTCCTTTTGCTTCGCATTGACGTATTCCGTGTAGACAGCCGCATCCGACTGTTCGAGGGCTTGTGCTGTAGCATAGTCCTGCTTGTACCCAATGATCGGCCCCCCCAGCAGCCCCGCCGATAGCATCCCGATGCCGCCCATGAGGCCCATTGCCAGTGCGCCCCCTTTTGGGAACCGCTCTCCGACAACGCCCAGCATCGTGGGCCACAAGAATGTCTTGCCCACGCCATAGATGGTCCCGGCCAAGAAAATCATCAATGCCGACTCGCTCGTGCCAAACAAGTACAGCCCGAATGCCCCGATGACTGAACTGATAAAGAGCAATCCAAGCGGATTGGTACGTTCGACAATCGGACCAGCGAAGAATCGCAATACGAACATGACGCCCGATGTATAGACAAACAGCAACGCCGCCCATTCGGCGATTGACGCCTTCATGATGTCCTGCATCCACGAGTCGGTCCCAAGCTCGACGTAACCGACCATCGCGTGGATAACGAGCAAGAAGACCAAAATCGGTGACGCGAGTTGTGCCAACATTTGGCCGAAGTTCACCCCAGCAACGGATGCTTCGGATTTGGGGAACGACTGGCGCAACACGATCAATCCGTAAATCACCGTCGGGACCAGAAACACGCACATCAGGATTTCCCAGCGCACGTGCGAGAGGACCGAATGATGGCCCGCGAACGCATATGCCACCAAACCGCCGATGATCAAGCCACCGGGCCAACCCGCATGAAGAATGTTCAGATAGTGCGTCTTTTGCTGCGGATATAACGTCGCGACGAGCGGGTTAATGGCAGTTTCGCAAAGACCATTCGCGAGTGCGAACAGGAACATTCCCGCGTAAAGACACCAATACGTGGCATCTTTGCCAAACGAATGAAACACCGGCGTCGCGGCAATTGTCAGTACCGCCGAAGCCACGTGCAGAACAAAACCACCAATGAGCAGCGCACGATAGCCGACCAAATCAGCGAAGATGCTGAAGAAGATAATCATCACGCCGAAGCCCCACAGGCCACCGCCGGTGATCTTCCCGAGTTCCGTCTTTGTAAATCCGAACGTCGACTCCCAGTCGTCAAGAATGCCTCCGCGAATTGCGAAGCCGATACCCGCTGCGATCAACGTCATGAAACTGGCTAGGAAGATAGAACGCCGATTTGACGAATCAGACATGCGGAATAGTCCTTCGCGGGTCGTAAAGGCAATGGTGGCAATGCTAGCGGGCGCGGGAAGCCACCGAGTATAGCCGGGCTGTTTGGAAAAGAAACACTCGCTGGCAGCGGGGCGCGTGGCTGGGAAAAACGCCGTGAGCCACCGCGATTTCAGGGCTTTGTGGCGCGTGAATGTTCGGCGCGCCAGCCTCTGGCGGTGCGGCTAAACCGCAAGCGTCGCGCGGGGCGACATCGAGCGTTCTCGCATGCTTGCATCGCCGGCGCGGCCACGAGTGCGCTGGCGGCATGTTTGGCTCGCCTTGACCCATGTTTCGAAAGCCGCGAAACTACCGCCCCGCTTGTTCTCGAAGTTTCGTTGTGCAAAGGATTTGCACCCATCTTTCCGCGTCTCGTCGACACCGCTTGGAGTTGGTTCAAGTGGGGCCTGCTGCTCGTCGTTCTGGGCAGCCTGGTCGTGGGGCCCTATTGCTTTCAGAAGCTCAACGAAGAAGTCCGACGGCGCGTCCAATTTCAAATCGCGCAGCACTATCGCGACATGTCCATTCGCGTCCGCGCGGCGCGAATCATCGACGGCGAAGGAATCGAAATCCGCGGCCTCGCCATCGCCGACCCCAAGCTGTCGGGTCCGCCGGCCGATCTGGCCTACTTCGATGAGATGACGCTGGCCTGTTCGACCAACCTGGCCGACATGGCTCGCAACCAGTTGCAAGTTCGCCAGATCACGTTGCGCAAGCTGACCTTGCGCGGCGTGCGCCATGCCGACGGCACGTGGACGTTGGGCCAACTGCTGCCGCTGCCGCAACTGAGCGATCGACCGCCGCCGGTGGTGCTGGAGGACGCCACGATCGAACTCTTCGATCCGCACAAGACGCCGTCCACCGTCATGCGCTTGCGCAATGTCAACCTCCGGCTCGAACCGATCGATCCGGCCACGACGCAAGGACAACAGCGCATGGCCCTGCGCGGTCACTTGATGACCGACCAGGTGCGCCGCATCGACGTGCAAGGCTGGATCGATTGCACGGGCAAAGCCTGGCGACTGGCCGCGACGATCGACGGCATGGAACTGGGCCCCGACCTGGCCACGGCCATGCCTTGCCCTTGTCCTCAGCAAGTTCTCGCGCTGCAAGCGCTGCGCGCGCAATTGAACGCCCATGTCGTAGGCGATTACGACGCGCGCCGGGCACAGCCCCTGATCTATGAAGCGCGCGGCCAGATTCAGCGCGGACGTTGGGACGACGCGCGACTGCCTCACCCGATCACCGACCTGAAGATCAAGTTCCACTGCGACGATCAAGGCTGCCGGATCGAGGAACTGGCCGGGCGCATTGGCCAGGCCGAGTTGACGGCCAGCGGCCAGCGGCAAGGCTACTTGCCCGACAGTCCGATCCGATTGCACGTGGCGGCGCGGCGGCTGGTCGTCGAATCGTCCTGGCTGCGCGTGCTGCCCGAGCGGTTTCAGGAAGAATGGCGCAAGTACCAGCCGGCCGGCGAAATCGACTTGGACGGCGACCTGTTGTTCGACGGGCGCACCTGGCAGATCGACGGCGAATGCAAGTTGCTGAACATGTCGTTCTGCTACTTCAAGTTCCCCTATCGGCTCGACAACGCCTGCGGCGCGCTGCGGCTGAAGCAGCACAAGCTGAGCGTCAACCTGGTGGCCAAGGCCGACGACGCGCCGGTGCAGATCATCAGCGAATGGGCGATGAACCAAACGCCGCTGTTGGGCTGGGCCGAAATCCACGCCCAGCAGGCCCGATTCAACGATCGGCTGATCGAAGCCCTGCCCGAGCGAACCGCCCTGGTCGTGCGTCAATTGCGCGCGGCCGGCACGTGTGACGCGGTGATTCGCTTCTGGCGCAGCACTGAGACCGGCGTGCCCGAGGAGCACAAGTCGATGCTGTTGACGCTGCGCGACTGCAGCATGCGGTACGACAAGTTCCCCTATCCGGTTCACAACATCGTCGGCCAGATCGAGATGTTCGACAACCTGTGGACGTTCAAACGCCTGGCCGGCAAGAAGGGGCCCGGCGCGATCACCTGCGACGGCACGCTGGTCACGTCGAGCGCCGGCGGCGATTTGAAACTGCACATCACCGGCCAGCAAGTCGGGCTCGAGGACGAGTTGCGCGACGCGCTCACTCCGGCCGCGCGGCAACTGTGGCTGGACCTGAAGCCGCAGGGAACGGTGAACGTCGCGGCCGATGTGCGCGTGCTGCCGGGGGGACAGCCGGTCCAGTTGTTCATTCGCGCCGAACCTGCCGCCGACAACGTGTCGATCGAGCCAGCGCGGTTTCCCTATCGGATGGACAACATTCACGGCGTGTTCACCATTGCCGACGGCCGGGCCACGATCGAGAACTTGCGCGCCGAGCATGGACGCACCCGGCTTAACAGCCAGGTCGAATGTCTGTTCAGTCCCGATGGCGGCTGGGCTTTGAGGTTCAACCAGATGACGGTCGATCGCGTGCAGCTCGATCGGCCGTTGATGCTGGCCCTGCCCGAGCGCTTGCGCAAGGCTCTGGCCGAGTTGCAATTCAGCGGCGCGTTCAACATGCGCGGCGCGTTCGAGTTGGCCAGCACCGGACGTCCGAACGAACCGACCACGTCGGGTTGGGACATGGAGTTCGACCTGCACCAGAACGCCGGCAAGCTGGGCGTGCCGCTCGACAACCTGAATGGCGGCGTCCATCTGCGCGGCAACTTCGACGGTAAGCAGTTTCAAAGCCAAGGAACGGTCCACCTGGACTCGGCCACGTACCGCGACCTGCAATTGACCGACGTGAGCGGCCCGTTGTGGATCGACGACACGCGGCTCTTGGTTGGCGTCTGGGCCGACCGACTGCTGAAAGTCGCGCCCGAGCGGCATCTGGCGGCGCAACTTTACAGCGGCACGGCGATGGTCGATGGCTGGTTGCTGTTTGGGCCGCAATCGCCGTACGAGTTCCAGATGGCACTCAACAAGGGAAGTCTGGCCCGCTGGAACCAAGAGGCGCTGGGGAACCGCGAGCGCCTGAGCGGCGACATTTACGCGCAACTGACCCTGCGTGGCAAAGGCAAAAGCCTGCACGACTTGGGCGGGCGCGGCTCGATCGAGCTGAAAAACGCCAACATTTATGAATTGCCGTTGATGGTCAGCTTGCTCAAAGTGCTGAATCTGCGGCAGCCCGATTTGACGGCGTTTACGTCGTCGGACATCAATTTCCGCGTCGAAGGGGAGCACTTGTACCTGGACCGGTTCGATTTGACCGGCGACGTGGTAAGCTTATTGGGGCAAGGGGAAGTGAACCTGAACCGTCAGATTCATCTCACTTTCCATACGATGGTCGGCGCCAATGCCGGGCGGCAGCCCATGCTGCGGACGGTGCTCGGCAGCGCCAGCCAACAGATCATGTTGATCCACGCCGAAGGCACGCTCGACCAGCCGCAACTGCGCAGCGAGGCGTTCCCCGGCGTCAACCAGGCGTTGCAACAATTGCAGGCGGAACTCGGAGCGAAGAATACAGAGGTCAAGTAGTTGCTAGTTCCTAGTTGCTGGTTCCTAGTAAAGACAGGAACGCCAGTCGCCTTTCTCTAGCAACTAGGAACTAGCAACCAGCAACTTTTCCCCAAGGTGCCCCCATGAGCATTGGACCGATGGGTGGAATTGTCGGGAGTCTGGCCGGTAGTCCGAGCGCACAAACGCGCGGCAACGAGCAAGCCCGCGCCGCGCAAGACGCGACCGTTCAAGAGCGCCGCGCCGCGGCCGACGCCCGGGCCACCGATGCGGCCGGCATCGGCCGCACCGACGGGGAAGGGCACGAGACGCACGAGCGCGACGCCGACGGCCGCCGACTGTGGGAGCGTCAAGAACCGAACAACAACGCGGAAGCCACGGCCGAGCCCGAAACGCCGCCGGCCCCCGGGGTGAAAGACCCAGCCGGCGAAGCGGGCAATGAACTTGATTTGAGTGCGTAGAATAAGAAGCGGGGAAGTTGCTGGTTGCTAGTTCCTAGTTGCTAGTGATGATCCGCTGCGTCGTGACGACATAACTGCCGTCCTCTTTCTAACGCGAGCACAATTCTATTCGATTCCCAACCGACATGTACTTGTCTTTACTAGCAACCAGCAACTAGCAACCCGCAACTTCCCTCATGCTCTTCACCAAGATGCACGGCATCGGCAATGACTATGTCTATGTCGATTGCTTCAACCAG is a genomic window of Planctomycetota bacterium containing:
- the tilS gene encoding tRNA lysidine(34) synthetase TilS translates to MSGKQFHDEFVSRLAQAWPPAVWHDVTLLVAVSGGADSVAMLRALADIAPEAHSRLVVGHFHHGLRGIDADRDRDFVAELAAKLGLPCELGEGATAQKAASDGDGIEAAARAMRYDWLLATAHRVGARYVCTAHAAEDQAETVLHRVLRGTGLVGLRGIKRARELGDGVALYRPLLAFRRGELRDYLARQGQAFREDGSNSDRGLTRNRLRLDVMPALAEQFNPQLIEALVRLGMLAGEAQSVVEGQVSLLHERAVRRENPLAVRIDVRALAGVAPYLVRELLAAVWHEQRWPLQAMGHAEWTKLSELAQGAEISARQMFPGRIMAERAGDALRLYPVNAASAC
- a CDS encoding MFS transporter — protein: MSDSSNRRSIFLASFMTLIAAGIGFAIRGGILDDWESTFGFTKTELGKITGGGLWGFGVMIIFFSIFADLVGYRALLIGGFVLHVASAVLTIAATPVFHSFGKDATYWCLYAGMFLFALANGLCETAINPLVATLYPQQKTHYLNILHAGWPGGLIIGGLVAYAFAGHHSVLSHVRWEILMCVFLVPTVIYGLIVLRQSFPKSEASVAGVNFGQMLAQLASPILVFLLVIHAMVGYVELGTDSWMQDIMKASIAEWAALLFVYTSGVMFVLRFFAGPIVERTNPLGLLFISSVIGAFGLYLFGTSESALMIFLAGTIYGVGKTFLWPTMLGVVGERFPKGGALAMGLMGGIGMLSAGLLGGPIIGYKQDYATAQALEQSDAAVYTEYVNAKQKELYVLPKISVLDADKVGALKEKTNPTPAEAKAKSEIESATIAGGKKALELTAFVPCAMAVCYLLLLLYFRATGGYKQEHITHPQVHQYGGDEA